In Oryza sativa Japonica Group chromosome 2, ASM3414082v1, the following are encoded in one genomic region:
- the LOC4328686 gene encoding uncharacterized protein: MSAAVNEETSVYVGGLPYEANEDMLRDAFGRFGTIVSVKVINDQRVRGKCYGFVTFTHADAAQHAISGMDGKRINRRVVRVNEVRTRGAREFGREGFRREPGSARDAYWDRRDRERSYDRDRDPYHDRDSDRSRDRDRDRFYEPRGFDQEIDYPMDQDHGDERRRDYDRAAEMHNVDSDNDREKENSKDYDSEREKEKEQRSRKRFSRPKDHDSRDLSVSSDDLHSDAKRQLNKAIQMREDLENEVSQIKDKVAAKEQHIADLQKRSQKLEDELSAARKVSSERQLVVTKLYKCFLQLQDYNDRVKMSEKELQSLIDDAMGEVDIGEEATTKDGSMYENGVA; the protein is encoded by the exons atgtCGGCGGCGGTGAACGAGGAGACCTCGGTCTACGTCGGCGGCCTGCCGTACGAGGCCAACGAGGACATGCTCCGCGACGCCTTCGGCCGATTCGGCACCATCGTCTCCGTCAAG GTGATAAATGATCAGAGAGTCAGAGGCAAGTGTTACGGTTTTGTTACTTTCACTCATGCTGATGCTGCACAGCATGCTATCTCAGGCATGGACGGCAAG AGAATAAATAGACGTGTTGTTAGAGTGAATGAAGTGCGTACTAGAGGTGCCCGAGAATTCGGGCGTGAAGGTTTTCGGCGAGAACCTGGAAGCGCAAGGGATGCTTATTGGGACAGAAGGGATAGAGAAAGGAGCTATGACCGTGACAGAGATCCCTACCATGACAGGGATAGTGATAGATCTCGTGACCGTGATAGAGACAGATTTTACGAACCTAGAGGCTTTGATCAAGAAATTGACTATCCCATGGATCAAGATCATGGGGATGAAAGGCGTAGAGACTACGACCGTGCAGCAGAAATGCATAATGTTGATTCGGATAATgacagagaaaaagaaaactctaAAGACTATGATagtgaaagagagaaagaaaaggagcaGCGATCAAGAAAAAGGTTCAG CCGTCCAAAAGATCATGATAGCAGGGATCTATCAGTTTCCAGTGATGATCTTCACAGTGAT GCAAAACGACAGTTGAACAAAGCAATTCAAATGCGCGAGGACCTTGAAAATGAG GTTAGTCAGATCAAAGATAAAGTTGCAGCAAAGGAACAACACATTGCAGATTTGCAAAAGAGATCCCAG AAGTTAGAGGATGAATTGTCTGCTGCACGGAAAGTTTCTTCAGAACGACAATTGGTTGTTACAAAG CTGTACAAATGTTTTCTGCAACTTCAAGACTACAATGACAGGGTGAAGATGTCTGAAAAGGAGCTCCAG TCTCTTATTGACGATGCAATGGGTGAGGTTGACATTGGTGAAGAAGCCACAACCAAAGATGGTTCAATGTATGAGAATGGCGTAGCATGA
- the LOC4328685 gene encoding plastidic ATP/ADP-transporter yields the protein MESGLVASHRLRVPFAAAHHRHHPAAPPHLLRQRRGSVAATPLRLGLHLPTPTPLRLPAALPLRPSLPPLRAAAASAAAPEPVGSASPKFLGVETKTLKKIVPLGLMFFCILFNYTILRDTKDVLVVTAKGSSAEIIPFLKTWVNLPMAIGFMLLYTKLADVLSKEALFYTVIFPFIAFFGAFGYLLYPMRDAIHPTALADRLLAALGPSFLGPVAILRVWSFCLFYVMAELWGSVVISVLFWGFANQITTVEEAKEFYPLFGLGANVALIFSGRTVKYFSNMRQNLGPGVDGWAISLRGMMSIVVLLGLVIAGIYWGVNKFVIDKSAAPVVERKKKDKPKLSMGESLKVLVSSRYVRDLATLVVAYGISINLVEVTWKSKLKAQYPSPNEYSSFMGDFSTATGIATFTMMLLGRVILRKFGWGVAATITPAVLLLTGVGFFSLILFGEPLTPLMATLGMTPLLAAVYVGAMQNIFSKSAKYSLFDPCKEMAYIPLDEDMKVKGKAAIDVVCNPLGKSGGALIQQFMILSFGSLANSTPYLGGILLVIVLAWLGAVRSLDSQFSPLAKQELEKEKMLKAKTVETTAQVVGSGNGSLQETLASENSANGSAIKVSQEPESTTSEKSGQQSQ from the exons atggagtcCGGCCTCGTCGCAAgccaccgcctccgcgtccccttcgccgccgcccaccaccgccaccacccggccgcgccgccgcacctcctccgCCAGCGGCGgggcagcgtcgccgccaccccacTCCGGCTCGGGCTCCACCTCCCCACGCCGACCCCgctccgcctccccgccgcgctCCCGCTCCGCCCTTCCCTCCCGcctctccgcgccgccgccgcgtcggcggcggcaccggagcCGGTGGGGTCGGCCTCGCCCAAGTTCCTGGGCGTGGAGACGAAGACGCTGAAGAAGATCGTGCCGCTGGGGCTCATGTTCTTCTGCATCCTCTTCAACTACACCATCCTGCGGGACACCAAGGACGTGCTCGTCGTCACCGCCAAGGGCAGCAGCGCGGAGATCATCCCGTTCCTCAAGACGTGGGTCAACCTCCCCATGGCCATCGGGTTCATGCTGCTCTACACCAAGCTCGCCGACGTGCTCTCCAAGGAGGCCCTCTTCTACACCGTCATCTTCCCCTTCATCGCCTTCTTCGGCGCCTTCGGCTACCTGCTCTACCCCATGCGCGACGCCATCCACCCCAccgcgctcgccgaccgcctcctcgccgcgctggGGCCCAGCTTCCTGGGCCCCGTCGCCATCCTCCGCGTCTGGAGCTTCTGCCTCTTCTATGTCATGGCCGAGCTCTGGGGCAGCGTCGTCATCTCCGTGCTCTTCTGGGGATTCGCCAATCAG ATTACTACGGTTGAAGAGGCCAAAGAGTTTTACCCACTGTTCGGGCTTGGGGCCAATGTGGCACTCATCTTCTCGGGTCGCACAGTGAAATACTTCTCAAACATGAGGCAGAATTTGGGTCCAGGGGTGGACGGATGGGCGATTTCATTGAGGGGCATGATGAGCATAGTGGTTTTGCTGGGCCTTGTGATTGCCGGCATCTACTGGGGAGTAAACAAGTTTGTAATTGATAAATCAGCTGCGCCAGTCGTCGAGCGGAAGAAGAAG GATAAGCCAAAGCTGAGTATGGGAGAGAGTTTGAAGGTGCTTGTGTCATCTCGGTATGTGAGGGATCTTGCCACCCTGGTCGTTGCTTATGGTATAAGCATTAACCTTGTGGAGGTGACATGGAAGTCAAAACTGAAGGCACAA TACCCAAGCCCTAATGAATATTCTTCATTCATGGGGGATTTCTCGACTGCTACTGGCATAGCCACATTTACAATGATGTTGTTAGGGAGAGTAATTCTTAGGAAGTTTGGGTGGGGAGTCGCAGCTACAATCACCCCTGCAGTGTTGCTTCTCACTGGAGTTGGATTCTTCTCACTGATTTTATTCGGTGAGCCATTGACTCCTCTTATGGCCACACTTGGAATGACACCTTTGCTTGCTGCGGTCTATGTTGGGGCAATGCAGAACATTTTCAGTAAGAGTGCGAAGTACAGTTTGTTTGACCCTTGTAAGGAAATGGCATACATTCCTTTGGACGAGGACATGAAG GTCAAAGGTAAGGCAGCAATTGATGTGGTCTGCAACCCATTGGGGAAGTCTGGAGGCGCCTTGATCCAGCAGTTCATGATCTTATCATTTGGATCTCTCGCAAATTCTACACCCTACCTGGGAGGAATTCTATTGGTAATTGTTCTTGCCTGGTTGGGTGCTGTAAGGTCCCTTGACTCACAGTTCTCCCCACTGGCAAAGCAAGAGCTTGAGAAGGAGAAAATGCTGAAAGCAAAGACGGTCGAAACAACTGCTCAAGTTGTTGGGTCAGGAAATGGTTCTCTCCAAGAAACTCTAGCCAGTGAGAACTCTGCGAATGGTTCGGCCATCAAAGTGTCTCAGGAACCTGAGAGTACGACCTCGGAGAAGTCTGGTCAACAATCTCAATAA
- the LOC4328687 gene encoding aBC transporter G family member 39, whose protein sequence is MDIVRMGSVASGGGSVRRTASSWRGTSGRSDAFGRSVREEDDEEALKWAAIEKLPTYDRMRKGILTAGGVEEVDIGGLGLQERRNLIERLVRTAEEDNERFLLKLRDRMERVGIDNPTIEVRFENLSIDAEAYVGNRGIPTFTNFFSNKIMDVLSAMRIVSSGKRPISILHDISGIIRPGRMSLLLGPPGSGKTSLLLALAGKLDSTLKVSGRVTYNGHDMDEFVPQRTSAYIGQHDLHIGEMTVRETLAFSARCQGVGTRYDMLTELSRREKEASIKPDPDIDVYMKAISVEGQESVVTDYILKILGLEICADTMVGDAMIRGISGGQKKRVTTGEMLVGPAKALFMDEISTGLDSSTTYQIVNSLRQSVHILGGTALIALLQPAPETYDLFDDIVLLSEGQIVYQGPRENILEFFEAMGFKCPERKGVADFLQEVTSRKDQHQYWCRRDEPYRYISVNDFSEAFKEFHVGRNLGSELRVPFDRTRNHPAALTTSRYGISKMELTKACFSREWLLMKRNSFVYIFKILQLIILGSIGMTVFLRTKMHRRSVEDGAIFLGAMFLGLVTHLFNGFAELAMSIAKLPIFYKQRDLLFYPSWAYALPTWVLKIPISFLECAVWICMTYYVMGFDPNIERFFRHYVLLVLISQMASGLFRLLAALGREMVVADTFGSFAQLILLVLGGFLISRENIKKWWIWGYWSSPLMYAQNAIAVNEFLGHSWNKVVDPTQSNDTLGVQVLKVRGIFVDANWYWIGVGALLGYIMLFNILFILFLEWLDPLGKGQAVVSEEELREKHVNRTGENVELLTLGTDSQNSPSDGRGEITGADTRKRGMVLPFTPLSITFDNIRYSVDMPQEMKDKGVTEDRLLLLKGVSGAFRPGVLTALMGVSGAGKTTLMDVLAGRKTGGYIEGDISISGYPKKQETFARIAGYCEQNDIHSPHVTVYESLLYSAWLRLPSEVDSEARKMFVEEVMELVELTSLRGALVGLPGVNGLSTEQRKRLTIAVELVANPSIIFMDEPTSGLDARAAAIVMRTVRNTVDTGRTVVCTIHQPSIDIFEAFDELFLMKRGGEEIYVGPLGHNSCHLINYFEGIQGVRKIKDGYNPATWMLEVTTLAQEDILGINFAEVYRNSDLYQRNKTLISELSTPPPGSTDLHFPTQFSQPFFTQCMACLWKQHKSYWRNPSYTATRIFFTTVIALIFGTIFLNLGKKINKRLDLFNSLGSMYAAVLFIGIQNGQTVQPIVDVERTVFYREKAAGMYSALPYAFAQVLIEIPHIFLQTVVYGLIVYSLIGFDWTVEKFFWYMFFMFFTFMYFTFYGMMAVAMTPNSDIAAIVSTAFYCIWNIFAGFLIPRPRIPIWWRWYSWACPVAWTLYGLVASQYGDITNSTLEDGEVVQDYIRRYFGFRHDYLGYVATAVVGFAALFAFVFAFSIKVFNFQRR, encoded by the exons ATGGATATAGTGAGGATGGGGagcgtggcgagcggcggcgggagcgtgCGGCGGACGGCGTCGTCGTGGAGGGGGACGTCGGGGAGGAGCGACGCGTTCGGGAGGTCGGtgagggaggaggacgacgaggaggcgctcAAGTGGGCGGCGATCGAGAAGCTCCCGACGTACGACCGGATGCGGAAGGGCAtcctcaccgccggcggcgtggaggaggtggacaTCGGGGGGCTCGGGCTGCAGGAGAGGAGGAACCTCATCGAGCGCCTCGTCCGCACCGCCGAGGAGGACAACGAGCGCTTCCTCCTCAAGCTCCGCGACCGGATGGAGCG AGTTGGGATTGACAACCCGACGATTGAAGTGAGGTTTGAGAACCTTAGCATCGACGCGGAGGCATACGTCGGCAACCGGGGAATCCCAACGTTCACCAACTTCTTCTCCAACAAAATCATG GATGTGCTGAGCGCGATGCGGATCGTTTCGAGCGGGAAGAGGCCTATCTCCATCCTTCATGACATCAGTGGAATCATCAGACCCGGCAG GATGTCTCTGTTGCTTGGCCCTCCTGGTTCTGGGAAAACCAGCCTGCTCCTAGCTCTGGCAGGGAAACTGGACTCAACACTGAAG GTATCAGGAAGAGTGACTTACAATGGGCATGACATGGACGAATTTGTCCCTCAGAGGACATCGGCTTACATCGGGCAGCATGATCTTCACATCGGCGAGATGACTGTGAGGGAGACACTGGCCTTCTCTGCAAGATGTCAAGGAGTTGGAACTCGTTACG ACATGCTTACTGAACTGTCAAGAAGGGAGAAAGAAGCCAGCATTAAACCAGATCCTGATATTGATGTTTACATGAAG GCCATCTCCGTGGAAGGTCAGGAAAGCGTGGTCACAGATTACATTCTCAAA ATTCTGGGTCTGGAAATCTGCGCTGATACAATGGTTGGAGACGCTATGATCAGAGGTATCTCAGGAGGACAAAAGAAACGTGTCACAACTG GTGAGATGCTTGTCGGTCCAGCAAAGGCTCTGTTCATGGATGAGATCTCCACCGGTTTGGACAGCTCCACAACATACCAGATCGTCAACTCCCTCAGGCAATCTGTCCACATCTTAGGAGGAACCGCGCTCATCGCGTTGCTTCAGCCTGCACCTGAGACGTATGACCTCTTTGATGACATTGTTCTCCTCTCCGAGGGCCAAATCGTATACCAGGGACCTCGAGAAAACATCCTCGAGTTCTTTGAGGCAATGGGCTTCAAATGTCCGGAGAGGAAAGGTGTTGCAGACTTCTTGCAAGAA GTTACATCGAGGAAGGATCAGCATCAGTACTGGTGCCGCAGAGATGAACCATACCGGTACATCTCGGTGAACGACTTTTCGGAGGCCTTCAAGGAATTCCATGTTGGGCGTAATCTGGGCTCAGAGCTCAGGGTGCCCTTTGACCGAACCAGGAACCATCCTGCTGCTCTCACAACTTCCAGGTATGGCATCAGCAAGATGGAGCTTACCAAGGCATGCTTCTCGAGGGAGTGGCTGCTGATGAAGAGGAATTCATTTGTTTACATCTTCAAAATTCTCCAG CTCATAATCCTTGGAAGCATCGGAATGACGGTCTTCCTGCGTACAAAGATGCATCGACGCAGTGTAGAAGATGGTGCGATCTTCCTGGGTGCTATGTTCCTTGGATTAGTCACACATTTGTTCAATGGATTTGCGGAGCTCGCCATGAGCATTGCAAAGCTGCCGATATTCTATAAGCAGAGGGACCTGCTTTTCTATCCATCATGGGCGTATGCATTACCTACATGGGTGCTCAAAATCCCAATATCATTCTTAGAATGTGCTGTGTGGATTTGCATGACATACTATGTCATGGGCTTCGATCCAAACATAGAGAGATTCTTCCGCCATTATGTGCTGCTGGTACTGATCAGCCAGATGGCGTCCGGTCTCTTCCGGCTTCTCGCTGCACTAGGAAGAGAGATGGTTGTTGCAGACACGTTTGGGTCATTTGCTCAGCTTATTCTTCTGGTTCTCGGTGGTTTCTTGATATCTAGAG AAAACATCAAGAAATGGTGGATTTGGGGCTACTGGTCCTCTCCTCTGATGTATGCACAGAATGCCATAGCAGTTAATGAGTTCCTTGGCCACAGCTGGAACAAG GTTGTTGATCCGACACAAAGCAACGACACGCTTGGTGTCCAAGTCCTTAAGGTACGTGGCATATTTGTCGATGCAAACTGGTACTGGATTGGCGTTGGCGCATTACTTGGATACATCATGCTCTTCAACATCCTCTTCATTCTGTTCCTTGAATGGCTTGACC CACTTGGAAAAGGTCAGGCTGTTGTTTCTGAAGAGGAATTGAGGGAAAAACATGTAAACCGTACCGGAGAAAATGTTGAGCTGCTGACTCTTGGAACAGATTCCCAGAATTCACCTTCTGATG GAAGAGGAGAGATTACAGGAGCTGACACCAGGAAGAGAGGAATGGTACTTCCATTTACTCCTCTGTCGATCACCTTCGACAATATCAGATACTCTGTGGATATGCCTCAG GAAATGAAAGATAAAGGTGTTACTGAAGATCGGCTACTGCTGCTGAAAGGTGTAAGCGGAGCTTTCAGGCCAGGAGTCCTTACAGCACTGATGGGTGTTAGCGGAGCTGGTAAAACAACTCTAATGGATGTGCTGGCGGGAAGGAAAACAGGCGGTTACATTGAAGGAGACATCTCCATCTCTGGATACCCAAAGAAGCAAGAGACCTTTGCTCGGATTGCTGGTTACTGTGAGCAAAATGATATCCACTCTCCACATGTCACTGTTTACGAGTCCCTTCTGTACTCAGCATGGCTCCGGTTACCCTCTGAAGTAGACTCAGAAGCAAGAAAG ATGTTTGTGGAAGAAGTCATGGAACTTGTTGAGCTGACATCACTGAGGGGAGCACTGGTGGGACTGCCAGGAGTGAATGGTTTATCCACCGAACAGAGGAAGAGGCTCACTATTGCCGTTGAGCTTGTTGCCAACCCATCCATCATATTCATGGATGAACCAACTTCAGGACTAGATGCAAGGGCAGCTGCAATTGTGATGAGAACAGTTAGAAACACAGTAGACACAGGAAGAACTGTTGTCTGCACAATTCACCAGCCCAGCATTGACATATTTGAAGCTTTTGATGAG CTGTTTCTGATGAAACGAGGAGGTGAAGAAATATATGTGGGCCCCCTGGGACACAACTCATGCCATCTCATCAATTACTTTGAG GGTATACAAGGAGTGAGGAAAATCAAGGATGGTTACAATCCTGCAACATGGATGTTGGAGGTTACCACCCTAGCCCAAGAAGATATCCTTGGCATCAACTTTGCTGAAGTATACAGGAATTCTGATCTATACCA gaggaataaAACATTGATAAGTGAATTAAGCACACCTCCACCTGGATCAACGGACCTACACTTCCCAACTCAATTTTCAcagcccttcttcacacaatgCATGGCTTGCCTGTGGAAGCAGCACAAATCATACTGGAGAAATCCGTCGTATACAGCAACTAGAATCTTCTTCACAACAGTTATAGCCCTCATTTTCGGCACTATATTCTTGAACCTAGGGAAGAAAAT AAACAAGAGATTGGATCTGTTCAACTCTTTGGGATCCATGTATGCAGCAGTCCTTTTCATTGGAATTCAAAACGGCCAGACTGTCCAACCAATTGTAGACGTTGAGCGAACAGTGTTCTACCGAGAAAAGGCCGCTGGAATGTACTCCGCTCTACCATATGCATTTGCGCAG GTTCTTATTGAGATACCACACATCTTCCTCCAGACTGTCGTGTATGGTCTGATCGTCTACAGCCTGATTGGCTTTGACTGGACAGTTGAAAAATTCTTCTGGTACATGTTCTTCATGTTCTTCACCTTCATGTACTTCACATTCTATGGGATGATGGCAGTCGCCATGACACCAAACAGCGACATTGCTGCCATAGTCTCTACTGCATTCTATTGCATATGGAATATCTTTGCCGGCTTCCTAATCCCCCGACCA AGGATACCAATATGGTGGAGGTGGTATTCCTGGGCATGCCCAGTGGCATGGACACTGTACGGACTTGTTGCCTCACAATATGGTGATATCACAAACTCTACACTGGAGGACGGGGAAGTGGTGCAAGATTACATCAGACGATACTTTGGGTTTAGGCATGACTACTTAGGTTATGTAGCAACTGCCGTTGTTGGGTTTGCTGCTCTCTTCGCGTTCGTCTTTGCCTTCTCCATCAAAGTCTTCAATTTCCAAAGAAGATAA